From a region of the Actinopolymorpha singaporensis genome:
- a CDS encoding aldo/keto reductase produces MGKRATQRHRLGTSDVEVTRLGLGTAPLGGLFTSVADETATAVVKAALDAGLNYLDTAPLYGHGTAERRVGAALSGTGRSEYVLSTKVGRLIVPAEGADGGEGGPNANGYADAPPSEAAFDYSRDGILRSVTESLERLGLDRVDILYIHDPDDHEEEALTVAYPAVRELRDQGVVRAIGVGMNQSRIPTRFVRETDVDAVLLAGRYTLLEQPGAEDLLPACLERDTSIVIGGVYNSGLLADPRPGATYNYAEAPAHLIARAQELAAICERHGVPLKAAAIQFPLWHPAVATVLTGARSVAELEENLQMMEYDVPDALWDDLADAGVKRYGA; encoded by the coding sequence ATGGGCAAGCGGGCCACGCAGCGGCACCGGCTGGGCACGAGCGACGTGGAGGTCACCCGGCTGGGGCTGGGAACCGCCCCGCTGGGCGGGCTGTTCACCTCCGTCGCGGACGAGACCGCGACCGCGGTGGTGAAGGCCGCGCTGGACGCCGGCCTCAACTACCTGGACACCGCTCCGCTCTACGGGCACGGAACCGCCGAGCGCCGGGTGGGCGCCGCGCTGTCCGGAACCGGCCGTTCGGAGTACGTCCTGTCCACGAAGGTGGGCCGGCTGATCGTGCCCGCGGAGGGCGCGGACGGCGGCGAGGGCGGGCCGAACGCCAACGGGTACGCCGACGCACCTCCGTCGGAGGCGGCGTTCGACTACAGCCGGGACGGCATCCTGCGCTCGGTGACCGAGAGCCTGGAACGCCTCGGCCTGGACCGGGTGGACATCCTCTACATCCACGACCCCGACGACCACGAGGAGGAGGCCCTCACGGTCGCCTACCCCGCGGTCCGCGAGCTCCGCGACCAGGGCGTGGTGCGCGCGATCGGCGTCGGCATGAACCAGTCCCGCATCCCGACCCGGTTCGTGCGCGAGACCGACGTCGACGCGGTGCTGCTGGCCGGGCGCTACACGCTGCTGGAGCAGCCAGGGGCGGAGGACCTGCTGCCGGCCTGCCTGGAGCGGGACACCTCGATCGTGATCGGCGGTGTCTACAACTCCGGTCTGCTGGCCGACCCCCGGCCGGGCGCGACGTACAACTACGCGGAGGCGCCGGCGCACCTGATCGCCCGGGCACAGGAGCTGGCCGCGATCTGCGAGCGGCACGGCGTACCCCTCAAGGCGGCGGCGATCCAGTTCCCGCTGTGGCACCCGGCGGTGGCGACGGTCCTCACCGGCGCACGGAGCGTGGCCGAGCTGGAGGAGAACCTCCAGATGATGGAGTACGACGTCCCGGACGCTCTGTGGGACGACCTCGCGGACGCGGGGGTGAAGCGGTATGGCGCCTGA
- a CDS encoding amidohydrolase family protein: MAPDAGAGSATSGRVGGPGGAAHPGGVDAHHHVWDLSVRPEPWIAGPQMAPIDKTFHLSDLEPHAKAAGVTRTVLVQTVPDLDETRDFLALAEGSDLVGAVTGWVDLTADSVADDLAELAAAPGGRFLRAVRHGVQGEEDPAWLCRPDVRRGLAAVAGAGLRYELLTLPEQLPAAVETVEALPEAAFVLDHCSKPEIARGEREPWAGLIRRLAAYPNVTCKLSGLVTEADWASWDVATLRPYVDVVLEAFGPDRVMFGSDWPVCLLASSYADWVSAARELTAHLDPSERADVFGGTARRVYALD; encoded by the coding sequence ATGGCGCCTGACGCCGGCGCCGGCTCGGCCACCTCCGGCAGGGTGGGCGGCCCTGGCGGGGCGGCCCATCCCGGCGGCGTGGATGCCCACCACCACGTCTGGGACCTGTCCGTCCGCCCGGAGCCGTGGATCGCAGGGCCGCAGATGGCCCCGATCGACAAGACGTTCCACCTGTCCGACCTCGAGCCGCACGCGAAGGCGGCCGGGGTGACCCGGACCGTTCTGGTGCAGACGGTGCCCGATTTGGACGAGACGCGGGACTTCCTCGCTCTCGCCGAGGGCAGCGACCTGGTGGGCGCGGTGACCGGCTGGGTCGATCTCACCGCGGACTCGGTGGCCGACGATCTCGCCGAACTGGCCGCCGCGCCGGGCGGTCGCTTCCTCCGCGCCGTCCGGCACGGGGTGCAGGGCGAGGAGGACCCGGCCTGGTTGTGCCGCCCCGACGTCCGGCGTGGCCTCGCCGCGGTGGCGGGCGCCGGGCTGCGCTACGAGCTGCTGACGTTGCCGGAGCAGTTGCCGGCGGCGGTGGAGACGGTGGAGGCACTGCCGGAGGCGGCGTTCGTCCTCGACCACTGTTCCAAGCCGGAGATCGCCCGGGGCGAACGCGAGCCGTGGGCAGGACTGATCCGCCGGCTCGCCGCGTACCCCAACGTCACCTGCAAGCTGTCCGGGCTGGTGACGGAGGCCGACTGGGCGTCCTGGGACGTCGCCACGCTGCGGCCCTACGTCGACGTGGTGCTGGAGGCGTTCGGCCCGGACCGGGTGATGTTCGGCTCGGACTGGCCGGTGTGCCTGCTGGCCTCGTCGTACGCCGACTGGGTGTCGGCCGCCCGGGAGCTGACCGCGCACCTGGACCCGTCCGAACGCGCCGACGTGTTCGGCGGCACCGCCCGCAGGGTGTACGCGCTGGACTGA
- a CDS encoding M81 family metallopeptidase, which translates to MTYRIAIAGMSTESSTFTTHRTGLADFRVGRGEELADRYPFLAGWRLPEHPEVEFVPLLQASALPGGQVLPEVYDAIEAEILERLRAVLDEGELHGFYFDIHGAMAVEGRRDAEAALAHRIRSLVGSDCVISASMDLHGQVSEDLAETVDLLTAYRTAPHLDYVETRERAVRNLVRCLVEEIRPVRAWVRVPVLLPGEKTSTRVEPAKSVYASVEEAERLDGVMDASLWVGYAWADEPRSAATVVVYGTDQGVVSAQAERIARAWWDARHEFEFCAPAGPADWCVAQAFESGQRPFFVSDSGDNPTAGGSNDVAWLLGHLLATPALASGERTAIWASCVAPDAVRTCVDAGVGARVDVQVGGVFGGGEPVAMSGEVTHVTRDDQVGGDIAVVRSGGVSAVLTSRRKPFHYVAHLQALGLEPADHDLTAVKIGYLQPDLYQAAKGWVLALTPGGVDQDLLRLDYQHVVRPVHPLDDDLADPDLTPVIFG; encoded by the coding sequence ATGACCTACCGCATCGCCATCGCCGGCATGTCCACCGAGTCGAGCACGTTCACCACCCACCGCACCGGCCTGGCCGACTTCCGTGTCGGCCGGGGCGAGGAGCTCGCCGACCGCTACCCGTTCCTGGCCGGCTGGCGGCTGCCGGAGCATCCCGAGGTCGAGTTCGTCCCGTTGCTGCAGGCGTCCGCGCTGCCGGGCGGCCAGGTGCTGCCGGAGGTGTACGACGCGATCGAGGCGGAGATCCTCGAGCGGCTGCGGGCCGTGCTGGACGAGGGCGAGCTGCACGGGTTCTACTTCGACATCCACGGCGCGATGGCGGTCGAGGGCCGGCGTGACGCGGAGGCCGCGCTGGCGCACCGGATCCGGTCACTGGTCGGTTCGGACTGCGTGATCTCGGCGTCGATGGACCTGCACGGCCAGGTGTCGGAGGACCTCGCGGAGACCGTCGACCTGCTCACGGCCTACCGCACTGCTCCGCACCTGGACTACGTCGAGACGCGCGAACGGGCGGTCCGCAACCTCGTCCGGTGCCTGGTCGAGGAGATCCGGCCTGTGCGGGCGTGGGTGCGGGTGCCGGTTCTGCTCCCGGGCGAGAAGACCAGCACCCGGGTGGAGCCGGCGAAGTCCGTCTACGCCTCGGTGGAGGAGGCCGAGCGCCTCGACGGCGTCATGGACGCCTCGCTGTGGGTCGGGTACGCCTGGGCGGACGAGCCGCGGTCGGCGGCGACCGTCGTGGTGTACGGCACCGACCAGGGCGTGGTCAGCGCCCAGGCCGAGCGGATCGCCAGGGCCTGGTGGGACGCCCGGCACGAGTTCGAGTTCTGTGCCCCGGCGGGACCTGCCGACTGGTGCGTGGCGCAGGCGTTCGAGTCCGGCCAACGGCCGTTCTTCGTCAGCGACTCCGGGGACAACCCCACCGCGGGCGGGTCCAACGACGTCGCCTGGCTGCTCGGCCACCTGCTGGCCACCCCGGCGCTGGCCTCCGGTGAACGCACCGCGATCTGGGCCAGCTGCGTCGCCCCCGACGCCGTACGCACCTGCGTGGACGCCGGTGTCGGCGCTCGGGTCGATGTCCAGGTCGGCGGTGTCTTCGGCGGCGGCGAGCCGGTGGCGATGAGCGGCGAGGTCACCCACGTCACCCGCGACGACCAGGTGGGCGGTGACATCGCGGTGGTGCGTTCCGGCGGGGTGTCCGCGGTGCTCACCAGCAGGCGCAAACCGTTCCACTACGTCGCCCACCTGCAGGCGCTCGGGCTGGAGCCGGCCGACCACGACCTGACCGCCGTGAAGATCGGCTATCTCCAGCCCGACCTCTACCAGGCGGCCAAGGGCTGGGTGCTGGCGCTGACCCCGGGAGGCGTCGACCAGGACCTGCTCCGGCTCGACTACCAGCACGTCGTCCGGCCGGTGCACCCGCTGGACGACGACCTCGCCGACCCCGACCTGACTCCGGTGATCTTCGGGTAG